Genomic window (Helianthus annuus cultivar XRQ/B chromosome 3, HanXRQr2.0-SUNRISE, whole genome shotgun sequence):
AAATAATGATTTTCTTTTAAGCTAAAGAATGAAAATACGGTAGGCAAATTTGAAAAGTTAGAACTCAATAGGGGTGGAAATGACATCTTATAAAGTTTATATAAAGTATAGGGAGTGTAAATGTCAAATTCGAAACATTAGAGGCTTTTTTTGTCCCACCCTTTGCGACGGTGATTTCGAAGAATGAAAAAGTTAACATTCGAGTTTTCGGACCCGCACGTTACAGCGAAGACGTGAACAGTTGGGAAAAAGCAATATTGAAACATAAAAAATATAAGAAAAGGAAAACGTTGTCTTGAAACTGCATTTCCCTTATCAAAGTCAACAACTCTAACCAACTTCACCACACCACAACTTGGATTACTAAAGTGGAAGGACACGTATTCGAAAGAATGAAGAAAAGactaaaaaaatagtaaattcccACCGACCATACATTTTAAGTTTATATTTACCCCGGCGGTGCGTTGCGGCCACTAACATGTTAAACTACCTAGGCTAAACGACTTTGAAATGTTATGAATATAAAGAACAAAAGAAAACAGACAGACCGGATTTATGAACCGCATAACGTTATGATTAATTTagaaaataattaattaaaaatatgaatgaaatatattaaaacaaaataatatatttattataaaatcatGTAAAAGTAGAAATAAAAAACTTTAGTAACTTGTTAGTCAATGCTTATACAGTCTCAGATGTCTTTCTTTTTACTCATTGTGGATCTAAATTCTAATAAAGTGTTGAAAGAATAGTTTGTTAGTTCCTGGTTTATATTCAGAATTTAGTTTAGTTTTATATTTGTTATAAGTTTTAATACTTTGTTTTTGTTTGAGGTTATGGGATTCACAAATGGGTTAGTCTTTTTACACATTGCAGGGTGAGTTGTGTGCTGATGGGCTGCTGAATGGGCTTAGGTTAGGGCGTCGATATATCTGTGAGAGCTGCTCATTTGGAAGGTTCTAGGAAAGAGAAAAAGTTGTTCATGGACTTGCTTTTTGAAAATACCAAGTGACCTAATATCTATTCCAGATCAATAACCAACAACTACACACCTGTGAGTCTAGGTCACCGGAATATCATACTGAAGATGACTCATACTTTAATAGTTTATGCACATACCAACGCTTTCCGGTCTACCGTGTTCCTTCCGGATTAGCGGCCGAGATTCGAAACCAATCGTCGTCATTGGATTTGTTCATTGAAACTTATGCGATCAACGCTTTTAGTCATCCTTGAGGCGCTGCGTTCACACAACACAGTCGCGAGGGCAAGCTTTGACTGTTTGCAGAGGGTATGGGCGCTCACTTGGTGGTTGGATCCCAGCCCTGCATGGTGGTGGTTGTCTTGGTTGTATGATCGGAGTTCTAACCCAGAGAAAAAAGATGACAGGTGTTTTGGAGGATTGTCAAGAAGGTGAAAAGTATCAAACACTGATAGTATTAAACAGGGGCAAATATGTAATTTGTCGGTGCACTGTTGCACCGACCTTTGATTTTAAGATGATGAACAATggataaattttatttttattagaaaaatcaTAATGTAAGCCAGCTAGCCATTTGGGCTATAGCCCAGTGGTAGAGATAACACAAAAGTCTCGATTCTAGGCACAGGGGATTTGTGGTGTAATttagtttgtttttcaaaaaaaaatataataaaaataatgtAAGCTAGATAAATGGTCAGTCAATTTATATTGACGAGTACTGATTAGGGCAAATCACCCACACATATATAGTTATTTGAGTATGTTTTCTTAAAAATAATCTTTTTACCATGCTACtagaaaataaaacaaatcaaAACATTACAGTATAAAAGTATGCATTTTACTCCATTGTCACGTGATGCTACCACTTGTGTCATGGTTGTAGACCAATGGAAAAAAAAACGGCACATGTTCTTACAATTTACTTGTTTTTATCTCTTAAGCAGAAGAAATTATTTGATGATCGATTATAGCCGGTTTACATGCAACGTGTAATATTCATGATTTTTACAAAACTCACAATTTTGTTTTATGTATTAGGTGTCATGCTTTAATTGGGTATTGTTTTATTTAAAAGGGGTCTTAATTAATGGACCAGTCAAAAAGGATGTATCATCCTTTTAATAGTAACAGGTGGGTATCTCTATGCGAAATGGGTCCGCATCGGTTTGATTTATTATGGTATCGACACTCACTATAATAACGGAAAGAGAAAACCTGAAAAGTAAAGTCATGATATGCCCAAGAAAGTACCGAAACGCGTTTTTACATCAACCGAAAATCATATAGCAAAATATCAGTACCACCTCCGATAATAACAGTATCGGTACCAATGTTCGGCCAAAATCGATTTAGTTTGTCACATTGCTTGTACgttataaaaaaaactttattttaaataCAACTCCGTATTTAGTAAAACTTATATCAACATGTTGACAAAAAAATTACGCATAATTGCATATTTGaaccttttttttaaattaacaaaTACAGATTACCAGAGAAAAattaaatcaaataataaataattattattaaacaaaaggaaaAACCACGTATAGTAATAATAAAATTTCATAAAAGTTGAGATGGTTGCTCAATGCCACATATAAGTTGAGTTGGCAAAAAAGAATTCAAAGACTCATCATTTACTACTATGTTGTATTGTTGTGCCAAGTTTAAAAGAAACAAAAATTTTAGTTACTAAAGTCACAAACTTTAAAAATCTCAGTGTTATATAAAATTTAATCAAATGACCATTGAATTATTATTTGGATGACCATACCATTTGGATAGTTAATTATGGTTGATCTTAAAAACAAATGAAAGGGAACCACATGATATATGAAAATACTAATTAAGGCAATGGTTTTGTTTGGAGGACAACTTTTATCTCCAAGTTATTAGGGTTTCCAACATTTGGTTGTATAAATTTAACCTCTCAACTTGGTGAAAGAATCGTGGAAAAATAATTGAGCTGcaaatttcctttttttttctttgataTTTGATTGTTGGTTCTGCCCAACTACATTTGGATTCCTTTCTTCATTTATAACTTGTTTTTTATATCAGAAAGGATAAAAATGGCGTTTGGTGGAACCATCGACAAATGCAATGCTTGCGATAAGACTGTTCATTTTGTTGATTTAATGACCGTTGACAATGTCATTTATCACAAAAAGTGCTTCAAATGCACCCATTGCAAAGGCACTCTTGTGGTGTGTTTCTCTTCTCTCTATATACCGTAATTGTCATCACACGTAGTTTGGGTATCGATTGTTTTTATGCATATAGGTGGGTTATTTAACACTACCGGTAGTTTTACCACTCAAATTGTTATTTGCAGACGAGGTGAAACGAAACATGTAAAAAATATTCGGTTAAAAAATTTAGTTCCATGTGTTAGATGAAAAGATTATATAAAATCTATATGAATatgtattatgtttttttttttgcaatgaTGTTTAATTAGTTCTTTTGATTGACTTTTGAAGATGAGCAACTACTCCTCCATGGATGGCGTACTCTATTGCATGCCTCATTTCGAACAACTTTTCAAAGAAACTGGAAATTACAGCAAAAATTTTCGTACATGTAAGAAGATATGATTAGTATTTTTAGTGTATTAATTTCAATTACCAATATCGATCTAAGAGGTTTTTGTGACACTCACTCTTGCAGCAAAGCTAAATAGGGACAATTCAACGGTACGCTTATTATTTCTCATTATAATAATTACAATATGCCTAGTTTGttcataaaataaaagtaaaacaacCTTTTATTGACTGACTGACTAGCATGCATGCATGCAGGCACAGTTACCAAACAAATTCTCAAATTTCTTTTCGGGCACCCTGGACAAATGCCGAATTTGTGAAAAGACTGTCTATTTTATTGACAAGGTTCGTATGTATATTCCTCTACTACGTACTGCACCCACGTTATATTTCAGAAAAAAAGTctgattaaaaaaattaatagtgtGAGAAGTGTAGGAAATAATATGGTGTTGACATGTGTgtcaatttaattaattaaaaagggCAATAATGTAATTTACTTCAAAGTTCAATTACTTGATAAAATAATCTTTGTAACCTCCAGTGAGTTATTTTATATTAGtgatataattttatttttttgcaAAGATTTACGAATTCAGTTTTATATACGAACTCagagattttataaatcattaTCGTTTGATTCATAGAGATCAAAGGAAATCACAATTCCTATTTTTTTAATCATCGGTTCATATTTTTTATTAGGTATAAAACACCATACGAATTCCAAAAAATACCACAGCCTGAATCCAATACAGTCATagtgttttaacatctggaatGATTTTGATTATTTTGAAAGTATAAAACACTATTCCGATTCTAAAAACACCACGACTTGATTCGTAATACAGTCATGATGTTTTAACATTTGAAATGATTGCATTGCACATTATGTCTGGTGTTTTACACCTGCAATTCCAGTAGATCTTCTTCATATCGTGTTTTAAACCTACATTCATGGTGTTTTACACCTACATTCCAGTATGTGTTCTTTGTATGGTGTTTTACACCTGcattcatggtgttttaaacctgcattCCAGTATGTGTTTTTCGTATGATGTTTTACACCTgcagtcatggtgttttataccTGCATTCCAGTAGTTGTTCTTCGTATGATGTTTTACCCTGCATTCCAGTATATGTTCTTCgtatggtgttttaaacctgcattCAAGTAGGCTTCATATCATGTTATACGtaattttttttctctatataaatatagtaatatggtactcatattaaggATAAAAaagctcgttattatggtgtaatttaaaaaaaaaacgttaagtataaaaagttattgacgttcaAAAAAGATGGGTGTAACTTGCATGTGCATTAAAGTTAatgacatttttttttatttaaacaatAGAATATAAAAAGATACTATTACCCCTAATCTAGCCAAATtagtcaaaaaaataaaaaataaaacataatttacattttaagcccttttgatctcaaccattaactACAAGATCTAagggtttaaaacacttcttacacaGTGTATTTTTTATTAGGTATAAGTTACATAGTGTATTTTTTATTAGGTGTAAGTTACATTTCTCAGAAAACCACCCCTTTTTACACTAACCCGATAGTTAATTATCTAATACCACCAACCTGGTTTTGGAAATGACTACTAATAAATACTCTCAATATACACCTTAAGATGTACCTATAATATACACCTTAAGATGTACCTATGATAATGATAAATCAAAATGTGGCGAGTGAAAAGGGATACTTGGAACTAACAAGTGATTGAAAAATCAGATGACAATGGAAGGCGAATCATATCACAAGCAATGCTTTAGGTGTGTTCACGGAGGGTGTCCTTTAACACACTCATCGTATGCTGCCCTCAACGGAAATCTCTACTGCAGACACCATTTTGCTCAACTCTTCCTAGAAAAAGGCACATTGTCTCACGTTCTCAAGGCTGCTGCAGACCGTAAGAAAAACACAATACCCGATCACCAAGCTGAAGCTGAAAAGGTACCCCTACCCGAACAAGAAAGTGAGGTTGAGAAGGCACTCGAACCACAACAGGAAAATCAAGTTGAAAAGGTAGTTGAAACTGAAGTTGAAAGCAAACTAGATACTACAGAAGAAGTCGATGATGAACAAGAATCCGAGACAGTTTAAACATCACAAATCGTGTTTGTGTTACTGAAAAGTAATTTTATTTGTCTATACAACTGTTGTATGTCATTGTTGTTTGCTATCATGATTCTGGGatgaacaataaaaataaaatccaatatttcaaactctatatatGTATGCATATTTACTTATAAATCTTTTATAATTCAACTCACCCACAACTATATTTTGAATAATTGTTCCATAAAAATCAAATATTTATCTGCTAGAAGACATGGAGAGAATCACAGTATCAAATGTCATGTTAGATTGGTGAGCATTTGATGTAACCACACACACATACACTTCTTAATAAAAAATAGGGAAAATGTCACAGATATGTAATCAAGTTTGCCCATTGTTACATTCAAATCATTCAAACTTTTTTTTGTTTCTCTAAAATAAGTAAACTTTAGTGTTCAAATAACATGTAATTACCAAGTCATCAGGTTACCATtataacattcctatttttatcatataagaatttCAGGTTTAACCACTaataactagtaactagtttatttttaatataaatattcaacccaaatagtttttaacaccattttatatagttggttgaaatattatattaattaactGACCCTAATATGGGTAAcctttctaaataaaataaaagtatataaaaacttattttATTAAGCAGGTAGAATACGAGTAAGTTGATTGTTACGAATATGAAATATTTAGACGGACCTAGTGACCGTATactaattaaattataaaaatatattatatttgaacctactctgttttaAAGAAATTTGGTTCAAAATATAGATATAAATATTCTCATCCTaataacatatttattattttctagaacgtcatattttagaagttatacacGCCAAAAGAATAAAGTagttaaattaataataataataataaataaaataataataaaatatttgaAAGTTGAACATTTCGTATGTTCttttaaatataataaataataaaataataataataactaaactGTAAAAAGCTAGTAAAGCTAGTGGACATATACATATCAAACAAATTTAATTCAAAACAAATGAGTAGATGTGTATGATGTATACGATGTGTACGTGTCCAattctaaataaaataataataataactaaaggATAAgcatatgaatataatatatatatatatatattaaataaatatgacATATGTCAGTTGGGTAAAGTAAAATAAATGACAAagacaataaaataaaatagtaaactaaattaatttacaataaatacGTAGGATGACAATACCTTTTTGAAAAGTTGCGTAGCCTTCACGCAATTTTACCAGTATAAATAGAAGGTAGTATTCAGTCTTTTACATGCCTTCTTTCCTTCTTTAGATCTCTCTCAAATTCTTTAAATAttcttatttttcttttctttctttctctaaTAATAATAAAGAGGCCATGcccgttttaagtattttaactcccgatcaccgctaacctttccgattgatctgagcctcataacttatgtcagggctctgcccgactaagttgttgggattctgtctcgggacttcgggacaaggttgaattaggggtactatacttaccacgagtgcaatatatattttttaaagcccaaaagttatacccaaaatttataccaggagattTTCTAATTGAACCCTAAAGTTATAAAGTGgatccattctcttttctcaccatcttatttccttcttttttgtgatttacccaaaactattatttattattctattttgtaaacaactctcatcaaaagtcacacttactattttatttacccaataggaaaccctagctgagacacccaagtaatcctgcaccactcctaaaattttcagaatacccagaatcaggatcagggcccctaaactcagggggggtattccctactcgACGATTATCCACATATCTTGCTGTCAAATTCGAGAATATCAATTCCGTCGACTCAGCTGAACTCCAAACACACGTGGCAACCATATGAGATAAAGtgacccctcgcgccacgcgacgcccaagggggtacccctcgcgtcacgcgagggggtcaaattttgtgtataaataggggtgtttgggacttgatttctggagtTGGAACGACGGAAAAATTCGTCTTACACTTCGAGTTATAGCCGTtttactaccaaacacacacaatctcgaaacgctgctacgatacagggtattaactcgatcgctgctacgattcaatgtccgatcgatctaaactatccgatgaatgtttaagtgctgctcaaattgagttatcctttgtcattagtcgtgattccgacaggatgtttgagtaccacccgaactcggggaatactctgtcattcgttgtgaatccgatggatgtttaaatgattgcactttggcattcgtcgtgagggttttaatctcgtgagttatcgtaaatgctgtattagttaattacctagtttcgtgtgcattatcgCTTAAATTAGATTATCAGGCTTACCAATAGGCTAAACTTCatcccatacacttacaatcaaagtagatactaattctcagaagaatctgaatcatgaagcttgttaaatactgcatgcttataatgtgagtcattctctttttatcaactgttttacaaaactccaagttattttcaaagttataatcacagggattaagtctttgtaatcaccaagttacagccggtatatggggttttgtatacattacttgataatcttcaccattggacaacgagttagccaaggggtgatatgaccatagtcacagacaccattggacgaatgggccaatgggtcgagtgacaagtactgtgggtagttggttgacattgaaacattgtaatcgctcttaatactgtaaattataacaaatgtgtcgttttcagtaaactgaatgaactcactcagtatttccccgctgacaaaacctttttaaaacgcgtttcaggtaatagattggagtaaggattggatccggcactgaaggacttcaagaagtggcttattttattaattaaattaagaaatatcattttttttatttaatctacctttgtaaaacatgggtttatcccatctattaaataaataaaatccggtgtttctaaactctgatatttttcctaactcacgatcctgatgaaatttccgctgcaatgttttcaaaaataaccaccggtaccacttggctgctcgcggcGCCCGATTCcatccagggtggggtcgggggtcgtgacaaccatttttataaaactattttttttatttttgcaatACAGAAATTAGGGTAGAAtataaacataataataataataataatatgaaatATAATGTTTATCTATATATGTTGTATGTCTCTTTTGAAAATAGACTTTACGTTTGACATTGAAGAATGAAGATACCCCCAAACAACCATTGCAACCCTCCATTTGCAATCAACTGCACCTCGATAAGCTTGCATCAACCATTCAACCGCCTCAATCATATATTCAGCATACTCAACTTACCGACAGAAGAAATCTAAGAAGGATTCATGATCAGTGGTGGAAGAACCGTCATTGGTGGCGGCAGAACACGGTTGTTGGTGAGAATAGTGAAGAGTAAACCGATTAAATTTTGAAGGCTTGAAAGTCTGGTGATTATGATGAATAAAATGTAAAGTCGGAAAATAATAAGTGATGAATAAAGGTTGGAAAAAAATTGTAGTGAAAAAGATGACGGGGTTAGTGGTATACggtgattaaaaataaaaaagaaaatagtGAAACCTTACACATCATCTTGATAACCTAGTAACCTAATAATTACATAGCATTAAAACACCAAATTAAACCTCAATGACTTagtaagacaaaaaaaaaaagtttgagtGACTTAATTGAAACATATAACAAACTTCGTTACATGTCTACAAAATTACCCCAAAAAAATAATAGTTAAATGGGCAGTAGA
Coding sequences:
- the LOC110931062 gene encoding LIM domain-containing protein PLIM2c, with protein sequence MAFGGTIDKCNACDKTVHFVDLMTVDNVIYHKKCFKCTHCKGTLVMSNYSSMDGVLYCMPHFEQLFKETGNYSKNFRTSKLNRDNSTAQLPNKFSNFFSGTLDKCRICEKTVYFIDKMTMEGESYHKQCFRCVHGGCPLTHSSYAALNGNLYCRHHFAQLFLEKGTLSHVLKAAADRKKNTIPDHQAEAEKVPLPEQESEVEKALEPQQENQVEKVVETEVESKLDTTEEVDDEQESETV